Proteins encoded by one window of Lathyrus oleraceus cultivar Zhongwan6 chromosome 1, CAAS_Psat_ZW6_1.0, whole genome shotgun sequence:
- the LOC127123612 gene encoding pentatricopeptide repeat-containing protein At3g13880, with protein MPCPFQTITRTPMSHLPKLNPFKPPIPSITKPFPLNPVHPSIKKPGSLFPFSSTPQPTVVSIIPKTHHALPHTTTTTSNNFTGILSFCAATKNLRLGQAIHASILVNGFNKTMPFALNSLINMYSKCNRIEIARFLFDSSDNNLLDDVSWNSIINGYVRLGSNDSYSEAFKLLVRMHRFGFGFSDYTLSSVLTACCCVDNNVFGKLIHGFGIKLGLDLNVVVGTGLLDMYAKTGCLSEAVRVFERFSWKNDFMYNAMIAGFLQEKSGACYGNAREALGVFGEMRGKGLKCSKFTFSSIVKACVGVGDFEVGRQIHALIFKNGLQGDEFVCSSLVEFYSFFGSIGDGLRCFEMTRKMDVVLWTSAIAGSVQNGQFENALSLFYRLLANGKKLDEFIVSCVMGACADMAAARTGEQIQGYALKFGVANFTIVKNSQICMYAKSGDIDSARTTFQETENPDVVSWSVMICSYAQHGFANKALRLFESMTISGNEPNQVTLLGVLTACSHGGFIDEGLRYYETMKKDYGIAANVKHGACIVDLLGRAGRLEEAQRFIIDSGFEDDPVLWRALLGACKVHKDTDTGKCIADRVIELEPHEAASYVLLYNLYNDMGKKKRALEVRKLMQDRGVKKEPGISWIEVGNTVHTFLVDDRSHPMSELIYSRLGEMLVKIKKISFNDEKLPLGISETEHSGAIEMNHHSEKLAVTFGIISLPKSAPVRVMKNLRVCSDCHTTMKHISNVEKREIILRDAIRFHHFKDGLCSCKDYW; from the coding sequence ATGCCATGTCCCTTCCAAACTATCACACGTACACCCATGTCCCATCTCCCCAAACTCAACCCTTTCAAACCCCCCATTCCCTCCATCACCAAACCTTTCCCGTTAAACCCGGTTCACCCCTCCATAAAAAAACCCGGTTCACTCTTTCCATTCTCCTCAACACCCCAACCCACCGTCGTTTCCATCATCCCCAAAACCCACCACGCGCTTCCCCACACCACCACAACAACCTCCAACAACTTCACCGGAATCCTATCCTTCTGCGCCGCCACAAAAAACCTCCGTTTAGGTCAAGCGATTCACGCTTCAATTCTCGTCAATGGATTCAACAAAACAATGCCATTCGCTCTCAATTCGCTCATCAACATGTACTCCAAATGTAACCGAATCGAAATCGCGAGGTTTTTGTTTGATTCTTCTGATAATAATTTACTGGATGATGTTTCTTGGAATTCAATTATTAATGGTTATGTTAGGTTAGGCAGTAACGATAGTTATAGCGAGGCTTTTAAGCTTCTAGTTAGAATGCATCGGTTTGGATTTGGTTTTAGTGATTATACTTTAAGTAGTGTGCTTACTGCTTGTTGTTGTGTTGATAATAATGTTTTTGGGAAATTGATTCATGGATTTGGAATTAAGCTTGGGTTGgatttgaatgttgttgttgGAACTGGTTTACTTGATATGTATGCCAAAACCGGATGTTTATCAGAAGCTGTTAGGGTTTTTGAGAGGTTTAGTTGGAAGAATGATTTTATGTATAATGCTATGATTGCTGGATTTTTGCAAGAGAAGAGTGGTGCATGTTATGGAAATGCACGGGAAGCGCTTGGTGTTTTTGGTGAGATGAGGGGGAAGGGATTGAAGTGTTCGAAGTTTACGTTCTCGAGTATTGTGAAGGCGTGTGTTGGTGTTGGAGATTTTGAGGTTGGGAGACAAATTCATGCTCTGATTTTTAAGAATGGTCTTCAAGGTGATGAGTTTGTTTGCAGTTCGTTGGTGGAGTTTTACTCGTTTTTTGGTTCAATTGGAGATGGATTGAGGTGTTTTGAGATGACGCGTAAAATGGATGTTGTATTGTGGACGTCAGCGATTGCAGGTAGTGTTCAGAATGGACAATTTGAAAATGCTTTGTCTTTGTTCTATCGATTGTTGGCTAATGGGAAGAAACTGGATGAGTTCATTGTATCATGTGTGATGGGTGCTTGCGCAGATATGGCTGCTGCAAGGACTGGAGAGCAGATCCAGGGTTATGCATTGAAATTTGGTGTTGCGAATTTTACTATTGTTAAAAACTCGCAAATTTGCATGTATGCAAAGTCTGGGGACATAGATTCTGCTCGGACAACCTTTCAAGAGACAGAGAATCCTGACGTGGTGTCCTGGTCTGTGATGATTTGCAGCTACGCACAACATGGTTTTGCTAACAAAGCTCTTAGACTTTTTGAGTCGATGACTATCTCTGGGAATGAGCCTAACCAGGTCACATTACTTGGGGTCCTAACTGCTTGTAGCCATGGAGGTTTCATTGACGAAGGATTAAGATACTACGAAACCATGAAGAAAGATTATGGCATTGCTGCTAATGTAAAGCACGGTGCTTGCATTGTTGACCTCTTAGGCCGTGCGGGAAGGCTAGAGGAAGCTCAGAGATTTATTATTGATTCCGGTTTTGAGGATGACCCGGTATTGTGGCGTGCCTTGCTTGGTGCTTGTAAGGTCCATAAGGACACTGACACGGGAAAGTGTATTGCTGACAGAGTAATAGAGCTTGAACCTCATGAAGCTGCATCTTATGTGCTTCTTTACAACCTTTACAATGATATGGGGAAAAAGAAGCGTGCTCTAGAGGTTCGGAAGCTCATGCAAGATCGGGGAGTTAAAAAGGAACCTGGTATAAGTTGGATTGAGGTAGGAAATACCGTTCATACGTTTTTGGTGGATGATCGTTCTCATCCAATGAGTGAATTGATTTATTCAAGGTTGGGAGAAATGTTGGTGAAGATAAAGAAAATTAGCTTCAATGATGAGAAGCTTCCTTTGGGCATCTCTGAAACAGAACACAGTGGCGCCATCGAAATGAATCACCATAGTGAAAAGTTAGCCGTAACTTTTGGAATTATATCTTTACCAAAATCAGCACCAGTGAGGGTGATGAAGAATTTGAGGGTTTGCTCTGATTGCCATACAACAATGAAACACATCTCCAATGTGGAGAAGAGAGAAATAATTCTTCGAGATGCTATTCGTTTCCATCATTTCAAAGACGGTTTATGTTCTTGTAAAGACTACTGGTAA